The DNA window GCCTATGTGTCGTAGACCGAGCGAGGGCGCAAGTCCCGAAGCGAAGCGGTTAGTCGCTGTTATACGAAGTCGCAATTTAAAAGATTATATAAAAACAGCGGGAGAAATATTGAATTTTTCAGCCAAAGCCTTGATTTGCCGAACATTTAAATCTCTTTTTCCATTCAATATTTCAGAAACAACACCTTGGCTACCCAAAATGCTTAAATTCTTCTGAGTAAGATTATTTTCTTCCATCAGAAACTTTAATACTTCAACTGGTTCAGCATTAGGCTGAATAAAGT is part of the Leptospira noumeaensis genome and encodes:
- a CDS encoding helix-turn-helix domain-containing protein, with the translated sequence MIQDIEKVKNVWHDVKDILSVPHTDKQYKKLVKVLDELIDEVGNNEKHQLAPLLETVGNLIEEYENDHFIQPNAEPVEVLKFLMEENNLTQKNLSILGSQGVVSEILNGKRDLNVRQIKALAEKFNISPAVFI